Genomic segment of Phycisphaerales bacterium AB-hyl4:
AGCAATGCCACGCTCGAAATCGAAATCAACGACGGTGGCAATCAGCCCGGCGTCAACAACGACCTCGTCGAGGTCACCGGCGACGCCACGCTGCAGGGCGGCACGGTCAGCGTCCTCGCCGAGCCGGGCAACTATAAAGATGGCACCCAATACACCTTCCTCCACGCCGACGGCTCCGTCGTCAGCACGTACGACCAGATCACCGTCAACCTCGCCCACCTCTTCACCGCCGAACTGGGCTACACCCACCACACCGCCTACTTCACGCTCCTGCTCAACGACACCGAATATGAATCGCTGGGCCTCAGCGGCGACCAGCGCGGCGTCGGCAAGGTGCTCGACGACCTCTTCCCCACCGCCACCGGCGACCTCGCGGTCCTCTTCAACGAACTGGCGGGCCTCGACGACAACGACGCACGCAACGCCATCCAGCAGCTTTCCGGCGAAACCACCGGGGCCAGCTCGACCGCCGTCGTGCAGGCGACCACCGGCGCTCGCAACACCGTGTTCAACCGTATGCGCCCGGCCGTCGGCAGCCTCGCCCTCCCCGGCCCGGCAACCAGCTTCGACGGCGGCTCGCTCTCGCTCGCCAGTGCCGACACCCAGCAGTCGGCTCGTTTGCTCGCAGACATGCGCGACCAACGCCAGTGGCTCGCCTGGGTGCAAGGCTATGGCGAGTACGGCGACGTCGACGGTTCGAATACCACCACCGGCTTCGACTACTGGACCGGCGGAGCGATGGCGGGCGTCGACCGCAGCCTCAATGACAACTGGCTCGTCGGCCTCTACGGCGGCTACGCCCGCTCACGCGTCAGCAGCGACGGCGGCCGACAGAAGATGAACATCGACCACTACCTGCTCGGCCTGCACACCCGCTACGACCGCGACCGCTGGTACGGCCTGGCAAGCGTCTTCACCGGCTACCAGCGATACGACAACGAACGCAACCTCCGCTTCGGCGGCATCGACCGCCAGGCAGACGCCACGTTCAGCGGCGGGCAGATCGGCTCGGCCGTCGAGCTTGGCCGAACGTATGAGAAGTCGAACTGGACCATTCAGCCGCTCGCCGGCGTGCAGTACGTCTTCGTGCATCGCGAAGCCTACACCGAGTCCGGTGCGGACGCGGCCAACCTCGAACTGGGCCACGACGACACGCACTCGCTCCAGTCGAGCCTGGGCGTCAACCTTGCCCGTGCGTTGTTCGACCACGGCGACACGCATGCACAGCTTCATCTGCGGGCTCGTTACAACTATGAGTTTCTCGATGATGGTGGCACGGTCAGCGCCCGCTTCGCCGGCAGCGGCGGTGATGCGTTCAGCGTCGACTCGGCCGAGCTTGGCCGACACAGCGGCCAACTCGGCGCGGGCATCGGTTGGCAGATGAACGAGCGGACGAACCTGCACGTCGGCTACGACGTGCAGTTCAACGATCGCTACCACGCCCACCACGGCATGGCGACGCTCAGCTTCGCGTGGTAAAGCCACCATAAGCGAATCGAAATCAGCATGAATCTCGCGGCGTCACGTCTCCAACCGAGGCGTGACGCTTTTTTTATTCGAGTGAAACGAAACCTCGTCAATGCGATGGGCCGATTCAACCAAGTGGCCGCAAGATGGTGTTGCTCAGAGGCCGATCATCACCCAAGCCCCACGACCTCAGCCTTCGCTGTCTGTAGGACCTACTTGAGAATAAACTGTGTGGTGCCCCTCTGGCAGTTCCGGCGAATAGCCGAACATTGGGATGATTCGCCCCTTCCCCATCATGAAGATAAGACGGCTCGCACCCAAGCCGCCGGGTTCATCACGCGGACGCCGTGGCGATGCCGAGCGGGGAAGTGCTTGATGTTGCCGGTAACGAGGGAATCCACCCGACCGGCCGCAGCGACTTCCAGAAACATCGCATCGTCCGGATCCGGCAGCACCGCCCCCGGCAGCACCACCCCCAGCGGCACCGCCGCCACGAGTTCGCCCGTCTGCTCCAAGAACGTGAGCACCTCGGCGACCGCCTCGGGATCGAAGCCGAAGCGGGGTCGAGCCAGCACCTCGCGGTACTCCCCGAGGATGCGAGCGTCGTAGCAGAGCCGTACCCGCTCGGAGAGCAGCAGTTGCAGCACCTGGGCCGGCGGCCCGTTCGGCGACAGCAGCCCCGCGACCAGGACGTTGGTATCCAGCACGATCCTCATCGGCGTCGGTCCTTACGGACTGCGGTGATCTCCTGCTCGATCGCCGCCGCCGAGAGCTGGTCCCGACCGGCCTGGGTCGCCTGTTCCTGCAACTGCTTGACCGCCCGAAGGGCTCGGGCCTGCCGCAACTCCTGTAGTGACTGCTCGAAGTGGGCTTCGTCGGTGGCACTGACGATGGCGATGGGCTTGCCGTTGCTGGTCAACACCAGCTCCCCCTCGCGGGCCAGCTCCCGCCAGACCTCAGCTGATTTCCCACGCAGTTCACGGACGGAGACAAACTTCACGGCGTAGACTCCCGTTCAAAGGGTTCACGACTGCAACACAATAGTGTACGCAATCGTCACCCAGAAGGCTATACTTTTGCCACGATCCTGTCGACCCTCGACGCCGGCGACCTTCCCCAGATGGCTCTTGTCGGTTGTCCGCCAGCCGGAGCGTTGCCGTGGATGCGCATCCACGGCGCATCCACAGCGGCCCTCCCGATACCTAACAAACGGGGCCTGCCGCAAATCGTGAGAGTGTCGACTTTGGGTGGTTTTTCGATGTGGTGGTCGACTGCCACGCCAGGTTCCGAGCCCGTGGGAATAGGCCGAGAATAGCGTTTTCGCCGGGTGAAATGGACAAAAAAGAAGCCCTGTGGAGGGTTTCCACAGGGCTGTTCATTGAAAGCGGGTGAAGGGATTCGAACCCTCGACATTCACGTTGGCAACGTGACGCTCTACCACTGAGCTACACCCGCATAGGGAGTTATTTGCTATCAAGGGTTTACGTTCGGCCGAAATCCATTGTTTGCCAGATTTCTTGCCACTTTTTCCCTTGCTCGCATAAGCTTGACCATGCGAGGGAGCACATAATAGCGAGGCAGGCGGAAAATGGCAAAACAAGGCCGACGCGGCAGGCCGACGCAGTCGTACACGACCAGTTGGGGCGAACCCATTGTGAGGCTGGTCCGGGCACCGACGGCCGCTGGCGGGTCATGGTGACAGGCACGAGGTTTACAGAAGCCGATGAGCGACGGGCCATCGCCTGGTTTCGCACCATGGTCGAGCTGGGCATGGTAGAGATGCCGTCGCACTTCCAACCAGCGTTTCGCCTGACCACCGATGGCTTCTCCCGGGTGACGCTACGCCGAAACGCCGGGGAGCGGGTACTCAGGGGGGCTACGCGAGTTGATCTCGCAGCCCGCTTACGTTGCAGTGATGGTCGGTATTCCCGAGTTGGCGAACCTCCGGCGCCTGCTCATGCCGAAGCCCCTGATCGCGATTGAGGAACTGATCGCTACGTACGAGAAGAACAACGCCAGCACGGGCCGGGCCAAGCAGCGGGCGCTTTACCTCATCCTCGACGCAAGCTCGGTGATCTCGAACGTTTGCTCGTCGATGAGTTCCGCGACCTGGCCTATGGCGAAACGAACTTTAGCGATGAGCTTGATGACCATCGCACATTCAAATTCGCCAGCCGGATCAGTCATCAACTCGGCTACAGTTTCGCATGTCGGCTGGTCGAGCATTTTCGTCGTGGCGAGCTGTTGGAGAGTCTGAAATCAGTCGCTTCGCTGGGCCCGGTCGCATTGGGCGTTGCGCCATACATCGCTGCGATGAAGACACAGCACAAGGACGAACCACTGTTGCAGGCGACGGCCGCACGCTTCGCCTGTGCTCAGGATCAGATCGGCCGAAGCGGCAAGCGTGCCTGTATACCTACACCGACGTACGGCATCGCCTTCGTCAGAACGCACTCGACGGGGCTCGAAAGTGGACGTGGGAAGCGGCGTTTGGTGAGCTTTGGCGACTGTGCGACACGCTCCTGCCAAAGCCGACGGAGCATCGCGACGACATTCCCCGCCGGCCAGCCGTTGAACATTCGGCCGCTTGATCGGGACGATACAGGCCTTTGTGGATCAATCGCACTTGCGGCGCAAGATTGCTGGATCGAATTGCCGTATCGCTGTCAGCAGTTCGTGTGACTGGCCTGTCTTCGTGAGATAGACAGCTGCGCCGGCTTCGATCATGGCTTTCGCCCGGTCTTCTTCAGCGTACATTGACAGGCCAATGATACGGATATGCGGCTGACCGGCGTGGATGATGCGTGTCGCTTCCACGCCATCCATCTGTGGCATTGAAAAATCCATCAGGATGACGTCCGGGCAAAGTTGGCGCACCCCGGCGACCGCTTCGATACCATCCGCCGCTTGGCCGACGACTTCGATGTCAGGCTCTGCTTCCAGTAATGACCCGAGGCCTTGGCGCATGACCGCGTGATCGTCGACGATCAAAACCCGAATGCTGCTTCCGTCTGTTGCATGGGCAGCGGGCGTCTTGAATGGCTCGGATACGCCAGTGTGTAGTGTTGCCGAGTGTGAGCCGGGCACGGCAGGGCTTGCCTGATCCGTCAGCAACGGGACGAACAGCGTGAAACGCGTGCCGCGGTCGATGGCGCTGTCGACTTCCATGCGCCCGCCGAGGTGATCCAATCGCTCACGGATGCTGAAAAGGCCGAAGCTGGTACGCTCCGGATCCGTGTCGCTGATGACTGCTTTGAAATCGAACCCCACGCCCTGATCTTCAACCACGACGCGAAGCTGTTGGTTGTCGTACTGACTCAGACTCACGACAACCTGTTTCACGCCGGCATGCTTGGCAACGTTAAGCAGCAGTTCACGGACCACTTCGTAGATCAACAGCTTGATGTCGTCACGGTCGATGGGCGTGAAATCATCGACATTCAGTTCGACCGCCAGGCCGTGCTTGTCCTTCATCGAGCGGGCGAGCCAGTTCAGTCCAGCGGAGAGGCCCGCCTCGTGCAGGATGGGTGGCGACAGTTCGACGGTGAGTGATCGCGAAGCGTTGATCGATTCGTTCAACAGCGATTCGAGCTGCGCGACATCCTGATTATTCTTGGGCAGATGCTTAGCCAGAATCGCCAGTCTGAAACTGGCACCGACGAGGATTTGCTGAAGGTGATCGTGCAGAATTTTCGCCAGCCGCTGTCGTTCGCGATGTTCAGTCAAGGTCAGTTGTGACGTCAGGCGGACGAGTTGGTCGGCCCGGTGTTGCAGTTCGATGGTTCGCTCACGGACGCGCTGTTCCAGTTCATCACGCGATCGCCGGAGGTCTTCTTCCGCGAGTTTGCGGTCATGCACATCGAAGACCGAGCCGATGTAGCCGAGCCATTCGCCTTTCGCGCTGAAACGGGGCCGACCCGCATCGATCGCCCAGCGGTACTGGCCGTCGTGACGGCGGAGGCGATAGTCGAACGAGAAGGGCTCGGTGTTTTCGGCGGCGCCAAGAAACGTGCGAATTGCCCGCTCGCGATCCTCCGGATGCACCGCCTGAGTCCATCCCAAGCCAAGGGCATGGTCTTCGCTCTGCCCGGTGTACTCGAACCAGCCTCGACTGAGGAACACGGCTTGATTGTCCCTGTCAGTGATCCAGAGCATGGCGGGCGCGGTGTCCGCCATCATGCGAAACCGCTGTTCGCTTTCGCGCAGCGCTTCCTCGGCCTGATGGCGTTCGGTGAGATCGAACATCGAGCCGATCATGCGGTACGCGGTGCCCGTGTCATCGCGGGCGATGTAGCCGCGATCCAGAAACATCGCATATGAGCCGTCACGTTTGCGGAAGCGATATTCCGCGGACCAGCTGTCCCGGCCGCCATTGATCGCTGCCTCCATGCCTTTGACCACCCGCTTTTGATCCTGAGGGTGGATGGCATTTTCCCACTGTTCGATCGTCGAGCCGAACTGCTCCTTTGTGTAGCCGAACTGCGTCACAATCGCGTCGTTCCAATCAAGGTGATTGGCTACCATATCCCAATCATAGATCAGATCGTTTGTCGCGAGATTGACCAGTCGGAAGCGTTCTTCGTTCTCGCGCAGTGCTTCCTGGGCGATTTTCAGGTCGTGCACGTCGGTGGCGGTTCCGAACCATTTGATCGTTCCGTCGGTTTCGGTCATCGGCGTGGCGCGGCTGAGATGCCAGCGCATCGAGCCGTCTGCCATTCGAATGCGATGTTCGCATGCATATATGCCGCCGGTTGTGATCGCGTTTTGCCACGCCGCAATGGTGCGATCCTCGTCTTCGGCATGCAGCGCGGGTTGCCATTGCCAGTTCCCATCCGCGTCTTGTTTAATCCCAGCGAAGTCTTGGACGCGGGAGTTGTAATACTCGACCACGCCGTCGGCGTTGGCGGTCCAGACCAGTTGCGGCATCGCGTCGGCGAGCTGACGAAAGCGCTTTTCGCTTTTCCGCAGACGCCGCTCAGCCTGAATTTTGTCGGTGATTTCCGTGCAAGGGCAAAACACGCCGGCGACGTCGCCGCGCTCGTCACGAATCGGTGTATAGGAGAAGTCGAAGTGTGTTTCTTCCGGGTAGCCGTGGCGGTGCATGATCAGATGAATATCGTCCATGTAAATGGACTCGCCGGCGTAGGCACGGTCGACCAGCGGGGTCAGATCATCGACGATTTCTTCCCAGACCTTCAGGAACGGTTGGCCCAGAGCTTTGGGATGCTTTTGCCCAAGGATCTCCGCATAGCGGTCGTTGTAGAGCAGTGCATGGTCGGGGCCCCAGAGGGCGAACATCGCCTGGTTGGATCCGAGCATCACGCTGACGAGTGTGCGCAGCGGCTGAGGCCAGTGCTTCGGAGGCCCGATGGCCGTGGCTGTCCAATCGTGCGAGCGGAGCCGTTGGCCCATCTCGCCGCCCCCGGCTAAAAACGAATAATCATCAGCCATCTCTTTGTAGAACTCGCTGGATGCTCATGCTGGACCGGTATTGAACGCATTACTGGGTTGGCAATGAGGTTAGCCAAAGTATAGCCCCGCAACGGCCATAACTCACTTGCTCCGCGTGAACACAGGAACAAGAGCGAGAAGCACGCAACCGCTCGGCCATGACAATGATATTGCCTGGACAGTCGGGCACCATCCACGGATAGATCGCCGGGCAATCAATCGCCAGTCGCTTGTGTTTTCATGCCCGACCCGAGGCGTTCAGCTGCCATGGGAGCGGCCTAGGGCCCGGCGGCGGTGGCAGGGGTGACGCTGAAAAGGATCGTCGCAGCGAGGGTCCCCGTGCCCAGATTGATGGTCGCACTCGGGCTCAGCAGGTTTGCGCCGGGAAACGGCTCAATGCTGCGTGCGTGCCAGCCGCGATCGTCCGCCCAGCCGGACTTGCCCGCGGGGATGAGGTAGGGCATCAGCCGACGAAGGTTGGGCAGGTTGGGCCCCATGTCGAGGCCGCCGAGGTTCAGTTGCATGGCATGGGCGTAGCCTTGGAACATCGACGGCGCGGTGGACTGCAGGTCGGCGAAGGCGAGGCGTGCCCCGGCGGGCGGGTTACCCAGGCGTTCGCGGACACGTTGGAACTGGCTGCTTTGCGGCAGGGCGTTGCCCGGCCGAAGGGTGTGGGCATGCGCGGCGGCGACGGTTTGCACGCTCGTGCCGACGTATAGCCGATTGCTGGCGATTGCCCATGCGAAGGTGTAGTTGCCACTGGGCGTGGTGTATTGGTAGATGGTCATGCCATCGCGTTGCGTCTGCTCGACGGCGGGCTGTTCGGGGTCGTGGCCGTTGAGTTGTTCGACGAGTTGGGGCATGACTGCTTCGATCGGCCGACCGTCGCGTAACTGGTGGACGAGGCTGACGCCGGGCCCGGCGGGGCTGATGAAGGTCGGGTCGCTGTAGAACAGCCATAGTTCGCCGAGGCCGGCGGTAAGGGCTTTGCGGATTTCAGCGTTGACCGGGTCGGCCTCGTGATGGAGTCGGTGCAGGGCATTGTCGACCGCGTTGAGGATGACTTGCGCGTCAAGCCGATAGGCCGACAGCCACGATGCGGAGCGGGGGATGGCGCGCAGTTCGCGGTCGTTGATCGGCTCAGCGTCGAAGAGGCGGGCGAGGCCTTGCCTTGGCGCGGGCGCGTCGACGAACAGTTGGCCTTGCCACAAGCGTTGTTGGAAACCGCCGGCGTAGACGGCGCGTTGCATGCCGTTGAGGTCCAGCTCCGTAATGAATGCGTCCAGATGCGAGGGGTCGACCATCAGCCCCGGCAGGGGGGCGCCGTCGCCTATCCGACGGGCGACTCGTTTGATGTTGATGTAGGCGAGCAGGGCGGGGCTGTTCATGACCTGTCGGCGGGCATGGCTGAAATGAGTATCGCGGCTAAGCGATCGCCAGACGATGTGGATATCGCGCACCTGTTGTTCGTCATAGCCGACCATCAGGCCGAGCCGTTCGCCGTCGTCAATCCAGGTAGCCGGGGTGTTGTCGTCGGTCATGGCGCGTTCCCATTGCTGGAGCGCCTGGCGGACCTGTCGGTCGTGCTGGCCGGGCTTGACGATGATGCCGATGCGTAACGTCGGTACGGCGACGTCGGGGCCGGCGCCGAGCCTTTCGGTGACGGACGCCGGGTCGCCGACGAACATGACCCACGGCCGCTGCCACAGCACGCGTTCGAGTTGGGTGATGAGGCGGAAGATCTGCCCGGCGTGTTCGCCGAGGAACATGCCCGCGATCGGCAGCAGGCCGACGACAACCTGGTCGACGTTGGTGTCGCGTCGGACCGACCCGAAATGCGACTGTTCGAACGCTTCGCCCATCGCGTCCGTGCCCTGCCAGCCGAAGTAGAGCATCGCGTCATCCGGCACGTGGTCGAGCATGAAGTCGGCCTGCACCGCGTCGGCGGCAGTCATCGCAAACGACGCGGCCACGAGTACACATACCCCAAACACGCGATCCATCAACATCGGTTGCCCCCTGCGCGGAAAAAGAAAAGTGGCTGGCGGAGAGCCCTGGCGAATCTTTAGATACTCTCGACCCCCCGCGCCCCTTGGCACGCGCAGCCTGAAAAGATTGGTCGAGACTCTCAGCCGCTGGACAGGCCTTTCAGCTTACGAGTCTAAGCAATTCTGTCGACGGCACCAATGAAAACCACGCGCGAGCGTCATCATTTTTTCGACGCAATGCACGCTTGGGCGAAAAGCGACACTTTTCTATCGAACGGTTGAGGTGCAACCAGGGTCAGGACGGCGAGTTGGAGTCTGGCGTTGCAGGCACGCCGGCTTCGGTGGTCCAGCGGAGCACAGCTTCGACGAATTGCTTGCCCCGCTGCTCGAAGTGCGTGAACTGGTCCCACGATGCACAGCCGGGCGAGAGCAGGACGACGTCGCCTTGCCGGGCTCGACGGACGGTCTCGCGGACCGCGTGATCAAGCTCGCCGCAGCGGACGACCTCGGCGGGGTCATCGCGCCAGCCGGCGGCCCCACAGGATTCGAATGAGGCGGACGGGCCGTGCACGTCCGCCCAGTCGTCGTCGGTGGTGAGCGTGGCCGCGGCGCGGGCGAGCGTGTCGCCGGTGTCGCCGATGGTGTAGATGGCTTTGCAGTGGCGTGCGGCGTGATGGGCGAGGTCGGTCAGGTCGCTTTGCTTGTCGTAGCCGCCGAGGATGACGTGGACCGTGCCGGCGGGGAAGCTGTCGATCGCGCGGCGGGCGGCGTCGGGCGTGGTCGACTTCGAGTCGTTGAAGAAGCGCACGCCGACGTGCTCGGCAGCAAACTGAAGGCGGTGCGGCAGGCCGGCGAAGTCGGCGAGCGATTCGATCAGGTGGTCGGCATTGCAAAACGGCGCGCCGGCAAAGTCGGCGGCGGCGATCGCGAGCAGGGCGTTGATGCGGTTGTGCGCCCCCGGCACGCTCAGCGGCGGGAAGTCATCGCCGACCGGCTCGATGATCCGCTCGCGGACGCGCGTGGCCA
This window contains:
- a CDS encoding type II toxin-antitoxin system Phd/YefM family antitoxin, with product MKFVSVRELRGKSAEVWRELAREGELVLTSNGKPIAIVSATDEAHFEQSLQELRQARALRAVKQLQEQATQAGRDQLSAAAIEQEITAVRKDRRR
- a CDS encoding putative toxin-antitoxin system toxin component, PIN family, translating into MRIVLDTNVLVAGLLSPNGPPAQVLQLLLSERVRLCYDARILGEYREVLARPRFGFDPEAVAEVLTFLEQTGELVAAVPLGVVLPGAVLPDPDDAMFLEVAAAGRVDSLVTGNIKHFPARHRHGVRVMNPAAWVRAVLSS
- a CDS encoding PAS domain S-box protein, with translation MADDYSFLAGGGEMGQRLRSHDWTATAIGPPKHWPQPLRTLVSVMLGSNQAMFALWGPDHALLYNDRYAEILGQKHPKALGQPFLKVWEEIVDDLTPLVDRAYAGESIYMDDIHLIMHRHGYPEETHFDFSYTPIRDERGDVAGVFCPCTEITDKIQAERRLRKSEKRFRQLADAMPQLVWTANADGVVEYYNSRVQDFAGIKQDADGNWQWQPALHAEDEDRTIAAWQNAITTGGIYACEHRIRMADGSMRWHLSRATPMTETDGTIKWFGTATDVHDLKIAQEALRENEERFRLVNLATNDLIYDWDMVANHLDWNDAIVTQFGYTKEQFGSTIEQWENAIHPQDQKRVVKGMEAAINGGRDSWSAEYRFRKRDGSYAMFLDRGYIARDDTGTAYRMIGSMFDLTERHQAEEALRESEQRFRMMADTAPAMLWITDRDNQAVFLSRGWFEYTGQSEDHALGLGWTQAVHPEDRERAIRTFLGAAENTEPFSFDYRLRRHDGQYRWAIDAGRPRFSAKGEWLGYIGSVFDVHDRKLAEEDLRRSRDELEQRVRERTIELQHRADQLVRLTSQLTLTEHRERQRLAKILHDHLQQILVGASFRLAILAKHLPKNNQDVAQLESLLNESINASRSLTVELSPPILHEAGLSAGLNWLARSMKDKHGLAVELNVDDFTPIDRDDIKLLIYEVVRELLLNVAKHAGVKQVVVSLSQYDNQQLRVVVEDQGVGFDFKAVISDTDPERTSFGLFSIRERLDHLGGRMEVDSAIDRGTRFTLFVPLLTDQASPAVPGSHSATLHTGVSEPFKTPAAHATDGSSIRVLIVDDHAVMRQGLGSLLEAEPDIEVVGQAADGIEAVAGVRQLCPDVILMDFSMPQMDGVEATRIIHAGQPHIRIIGLSMYAEEDRAKAMIEAGAAVYLTKTGQSHELLTAIRQFDPAILRRKCD